A part of Methanocella sp. genomic DNA contains:
- a CDS encoding flavodoxin family protein — translation MKVIAILASPRGNRSFTKTLAESAMKGATEAGADAGLIDITKKKINYCKACDTCYKLGRCVQKDDFNEVYERFLAADGIILASPVYFNSVSAQLKTFIDRTADCRHCLLLEGKYGMSVTTTASSGAERTVDYMNEYLVNSGAFVVGSAHTAMPYMPKNMETASEKAYELGKDMVEAYRTKRQYPEQAAVQKAFIDRFCYVVKANKDTWTAEHDHYLKKGWFK, via the coding sequence ATGAAGGTCATCGCCATACTGGCCAGCCCCAGGGGAAACCGGAGCTTCACGAAGACGCTTGCTGAGTCCGCAATGAAAGGCGCGACCGAGGCGGGCGCCGATGCCGGGCTTATCGACATAACGAAAAAGAAGATCAACTACTGTAAAGCCTGCGATACCTGCTATAAGCTCGGCCGCTGCGTCCAGAAGGACGACTTCAACGAGGTTTACGAGCGGTTCCTGGCCGCCGATGGCATCATACTGGCCAGCCCGGTCTATTTTAACTCCGTATCCGCCCAGCTTAAGACGTTCATCGACAGGACCGCGGACTGTCGCCACTGCCTGCTTCTGGAGGGCAAGTACGGCATGAGCGTGACCACGACGGCAAGCAGCGGCGCGGAAAGGACCGTGGACTACATGAACGAATATCTCGTGAACTCGGGAGCCTTCGTCGTGGGCAGCGCGCATACCGCGATGCCGTATATGCCGAAGAATATGGAAACTGCCTCTGAGAAAGCCTATGAGCTGGGAAAGGATATGGTAGAGGCTTACCGGACGAAGCGCCAGTATCCGGAGCAGGCGGCCGTGCAAAAAGCATTTATTGACCGCTTCTGCTATGTCGTAAAGGCTAACAAGGACACATGGACAGCGGAACACGACCATTACCTGAAAAAGGGCTGGTTTAAATAG
- the sepS gene encoding O-phosphoserine--tRNA ligase: MKFNPEEVKLETREDFDKAWSQSGKYLTPVDPSKDYSLPMEKGKAHPVYETLNRLREAYLNMGFEEMVNPIIIEDTDIFKQFNYEALAVLDRVFYIGGLPRPNVGISDERFAQIEAIISKPLTDADKETIRTILHKYKKGEIEGDDLVADLAAGLKVQDSKIAVVIDHVFPEFKKLEPEASHKTLRSHMTSGWFLTLEALVERRKTPLKLFSVDLVFRREQEENADRLRAYHSASCIIAHPDVTVEHGKAVAAGLLKQFGFSQFKFKPDDKRSKYYTPDTQIEVYGYHPALKGSNTKYRDGWVEIATFGIYSATALSQYNIPYPVMNLGLGVERLAMILYQAKDMRDMVYPQFKPEWEMTDEELAHMISIERLPQTQMGHEMAMGIIATAERNGSAPSPCAFEAWSGSLNGKKLKVTLVEKEENKKLCGGAYLNEVYVYKGDVLGIPLNNPKFKEVQDKGVHVGIRYIDAIANAAARNAEDGVYETTVKISRAPGDVFVLIDPVGLRYIQGKKRRVDFRGPVFTTIKVEPVE, encoded by the coding sequence ATGAAATTCAACCCCGAAGAGGTCAAGCTGGAGACCCGAGAGGATTTCGATAAGGCGTGGAGCCAGAGCGGAAAGTACCTGACCCCCGTCGACCCGTCCAAGGACTATTCGCTCCCCATGGAAAAAGGCAAAGCCCACCCCGTCTATGAGACGTTGAACCGCCTCCGGGAAGCGTACCTGAACATGGGCTTCGAAGAGATGGTCAACCCCATCATCATCGAGGACACGGACATTTTCAAGCAGTTCAACTACGAGGCGCTGGCCGTCCTCGATCGTGTTTTTTATATCGGCGGCCTGCCGAGGCCGAACGTCGGCATCTCTGACGAGCGTTTTGCGCAGATCGAGGCGATCATCTCGAAGCCTTTGACGGATGCGGACAAGGAAACCATCCGCACCATCCTGCACAAGTACAAGAAGGGCGAGATCGAGGGCGACGACCTGGTGGCCGACCTGGCCGCAGGGCTAAAAGTCCAGGACTCGAAGATCGCCGTGGTCATCGACCACGTTTTCCCGGAATTCAAGAAGCTCGAGCCCGAAGCATCGCATAAGACGCTCAGGAGTCACATGACCTCAGGCTGGTTCCTGACGCTGGAAGCCCTCGTCGAGCGGCGAAAGACGCCCTTGAAGCTGTTCTCCGTCGACCTGGTATTCCGGAGGGAACAGGAAGAGAACGCCGACCGCCTGCGGGCATACCACTCGGCGTCCTGCATCATCGCCCACCCGGACGTGACCGTCGAGCACGGCAAGGCGGTGGCCGCCGGCCTCCTGAAGCAGTTCGGATTCTCACAGTTTAAATTTAAGCCGGATGACAAGCGCAGCAAGTACTACACGCCGGATACCCAGATCGAGGTATATGGCTACCACCCGGCGCTCAAAGGCAGTAATACAAAGTACAGAGACGGCTGGGTGGAGATCGCCACCTTCGGCATCTACTCCGCCACGGCGCTTTCACAATATAATATACCGTACCCTGTCATGAACCTGGGTCTGGGCGTCGAGAGGCTGGCAATGATCCTGTACCAGGCGAAGGATATGAGAGATATGGTTTACCCGCAGTTCAAGCCCGAGTGGGAAATGACTGACGAGGAGCTGGCCCACATGATCTCTATTGAGCGCCTGCCGCAGACACAAATGGGCCACGAGATGGCCATGGGGATAATCGCCACTGCCGAGAGGAACGGCAGCGCTCCGAGCCCGTGTGCTTTCGAGGCCTGGTCCGGCAGCCTGAACGGTAAAAAGCTAAAAGTCACGCTCGTGGAGAAGGAGGAGAACAAGAAGCTCTGCGGCGGCGCCTACCTCAACGAGGTGTATGTGTATAAAGGCGACGTACTGGGCATCCCGCTGAATAACCCGAAGTTCAAAGAAGTCCAGGACAAGGGCGTTCACGTCGGTATCCGCTACATCGATGCCATAGCGAACGCGGCCGCCAGGAACGCCGAGGATGGGGTCTATGAGACTACGGTGAAGATATCCAGGGCACCCGGCGACGTGTTCGTGCTCATCGACCCGGTAGGGCTACGATACATCCAGGGCAAGAAGCGTCGCGTGGACTTCCGCGGTCCAGTCTTTACGACTATTAAGGTCGAGCCCGTCGAGTGA
- a CDS encoding endonuclease V, whose product MDVRRLYDEQKELSKKAILTDSFPPIRRIGGVDCSYLKEEYIIAGLVVLDFDSLKPVYRTFDTRKLTFPYIPGLLAYREADAMMAVIEKAKVRPDLVMVDGFGTNHPRRCGIATHIGIKLDMPTIGVGKSFLCGEVKNGRIYQEGRITGRIVRAVPEQKPVYVSPGHRISLVTAIKVVKHCIRGHRQPEPTRRAHEYATSLKNKFLLRANSSLAKTKPR is encoded by the coding sequence ATGGACGTCAGGCGCCTGTATGACGAGCAAAAAGAGCTCTCTAAGAAAGCCATACTTACGGATTCCTTCCCGCCCATTCGGAGGATCGGAGGAGTCGACTGTTCTTATTTAAAAGAAGAGTATATCATCGCGGGACTGGTGGTCCTCGATTTCGACTCTTTGAAGCCCGTGTACAGGACATTTGATACCCGCAAGCTTACTTTTCCGTACATTCCCGGCCTTCTGGCCTATCGTGAAGCGGACGCTATGATGGCTGTCATCGAAAAGGCAAAGGTCAGGCCGGACCTGGTCATGGTCGACGGCTTCGGCACCAATCATCCCCGGCGCTGCGGGATCGCCACCCATATCGGCATAAAGCTGGACATGCCCACTATCGGTGTCGGAAAGAGCTTCCTCTGCGGCGAAGTGAAAAATGGCCGTATTTACCAGGAAGGGCGGATTACCGGCCGCATCGTCCGGGCCGTACCTGAACAAAAGCCCGTATACGTCTCGCCCGGCCACAGGATATCTTTAGTAACGGCCATAAAGGTCGTTAAACATTGTATCCGCGGCCACCGGCAGCCCGAGCCCACAAGGCGGGCCCATGAATACGCCACGTCGTTAAAAAACAAATTTCTATTACGGGCAAATAGTAGTCTTGCGAAAACTAAACCACGATAG
- a CDS encoding 3-isopropylmalate dehydratase, with protein sequence MALKNIKSKVLRVYPPDTNTDEVISGKYKYDELDLKKLAVHAFESIDPTFYADSQKVKDPILVAANNFGCGSSREQAPQVILACGVSCIIAESYARIFYRNGFNIGLPLLECKGIYKEAKQGDELEVDYKKNEIHNLTTGKTLPMKPIPEFMQQLLEAGGLMPYLKAQHK encoded by the coding sequence ATGGCCCTTAAGAATATCAAGTCAAAAGTGCTCCGGGTCTACCCACCCGACACCAACACGGACGAGGTCATCTCCGGCAAGTATAAGTACGACGAGCTGGACCTGAAAAAGCTTGCAGTACATGCCTTTGAGTCCATCGACCCCACGTTCTATGCCGACTCGCAAAAGGTCAAGGACCCCATCTTAGTAGCGGCTAATAACTTCGGCTGCGGCTCTTCAAGAGAGCAGGCACCCCAGGTCATCCTGGCATGCGGCGTCTCGTGCATCATCGCCGAGTCCTATGCCCGCATCTTCTACCGGAACGGCTTCAATATCGGCCTTCCGCTACTCGAGTGCAAGGGCATTTATAAGGAAGCGAAGCAGGGTGACGAGCTCGAAGTGGACTATAAAAAGAACGAGATCCATAACCTGACGACCGGCAAAACGCTGCCTATGAAGCCCATACCCGAATTCATGCAGCAGCTGCTCGAGGCCGGCGGCCTGATGCCATACCTGAAGGCGCAGCATAAGTAA
- a CDS encoding 3-isopropylmalate dehydratase large subunit, with protein MGKTLAEKILSDKSGKDAVPGDLVTVPVDFVFGQDGTFPLAIQQMEKDLGTRKVFDPKKVAAVCDHASPSPSERVSNVHIFMRKFARENGIHFFENGDGICHQIVAEKFAAPGKIIIGADSHTCTHGALTAFATGMGSTDVGAIMAYGLTWLRVPDSFKVRVEGDLPKYVTSKDVFLNIVGEITADGATYMSMEYVGSTVDRMSVESRLVLSNMAVEAGAKVGLCPADAKVRAYLKEHGRENEYRNIAADKDAVYNDELDIDATKLEPYVALPHRVDNVKPVSEVTGIHLDSVCIGSCTNGRIEDLAIAARILKGKKAHKDCRLVVYPASRQVLAEAIKLGYIETLVEAGAAVGAPGCGFCIGRTVALGDGEKVLSTQNRNFKGRMGNNKSEIYLSSVPVAAVSAIYGKITDPTEVL; from the coding sequence ATGGGGAAGACGCTAGCGGAAAAGATACTTTCGGATAAGAGCGGGAAAGACGCCGTGCCCGGCGACCTCGTCACCGTGCCTGTCGATTTCGTCTTCGGCCAGGACGGCACGTTCCCGCTGGCCATCCAGCAGATGGAGAAAGACCTCGGTACCAGGAAGGTATTCGACCCGAAGAAGGTCGCGGCGGTCTGCGACCACGCCTCGCCGTCGCCGAGCGAGCGGGTCTCAAACGTCCATATTTTCATGCGCAAGTTCGCCCGGGAAAACGGCATCCACTTCTTCGAGAACGGCGACGGCATCTGCCACCAGATCGTCGCCGAGAAGTTCGCCGCTCCGGGAAAGATCATCATCGGCGCCGACAGCCATACCTGCACCCACGGCGCTTTGACAGCGTTCGCAACGGGCATGGGCTCGACGGATGTCGGCGCCATCATGGCGTACGGCCTGACATGGCTGCGCGTGCCCGACTCTTTCAAGGTCAGAGTCGAGGGCGACCTGCCCAAATATGTCACGTCCAAGGATGTTTTTTTGAATATCGTCGGAGAGATCACTGCGGACGGCGCGACCTACATGTCCATGGAGTACGTGGGCTCGACGGTCGACAGGATGTCCGTCGAATCACGACTAGTCTTATCGAACATGGCCGTTGAAGCCGGAGCTAAGGTCGGCCTCTGTCCGGCGGATGCCAAAGTCAGGGCATACCTGAAGGAGCACGGCCGCGAGAACGAATACCGCAATATCGCCGCCGATAAGGATGCCGTTTATAATGATGAGCTGGACATCGACGCAACGAAGCTGGAGCCGTACGTTGCCCTGCCGCACCGGGTGGACAACGTTAAGCCGGTATCCGAAGTCACGGGCATCCACCTCGACTCGGTATGCATCGGCTCGTGCACAAATGGCCGCATCGAGGACCTGGCCATCGCAGCCAGGATCCTGAAGGGCAAGAAGGCCCACAAGGACTGCAGGCTTGTCGTGTACCCGGCCAGCCGTCAGGTACTCGCAGAAGCAATTAAACTCGGATATATTGAGACGCTCGTCGAAGCCGGCGCGGCCGTCGGTGCCCCCGGATGCGGGTTCTGCATTGGCAGGACCGTAGCGTTGGGCGACGGCGAAAAGGTGCTGTCCACCCAGAACCGGAACTTCAAGGGAAGGATGGGCAACAACAAGTCTGAAATTTATTTATCCAGCGTGCCCGTTGCGGCCGTGAGCGCCATATATGGCAAAATCACCGACCCCACAGAGGTGCTCTAA
- a CDS encoding DNA integrity scanning protein DisA nucleotide-binding domain protein produces MSIRDEVVASASVLARTLDAGSIIIISPEATAIRKQIDTAIPVIIARVLGGRGDGDDIFIDIMSKLPKNIGKSSLFLKVSRIELMSEAVEVAYIRGKIPKKIIVGIVSIGDINSIVVMDINDIPLIQKMAELASGIDYTVLKAVLNLAIDIGREGREGKKIGTAFVIGDTEHVLNMSHQIVLNPYEGHKKKDRDIKDEKNWETVKEFAQLDGMFIVDMAGYIVAAGRYLDVNARNVELPSGLGGRHLATAAISKCAKAIAIAVSESSGVVSVYKDGKDVITIDPRVSIT; encoded by the coding sequence ATGAGTATACGGGATGAGGTGGTAGCCTCCGCCTCGGTGCTGGCCAGGACCCTGGATGCGGGGTCGATAATTATCATATCGCCCGAAGCGACGGCGATACGGAAGCAGATAGATACGGCCATCCCGGTCATCATCGCGCGTGTCCTGGGCGGCAGGGGCGACGGCGACGACATCTTCATCGATATCATGTCCAAGCTCCCGAAGAACATCGGCAAAAGCTCCCTCTTTTTAAAAGTCTCCCGCATCGAGCTCATGAGCGAGGCCGTCGAGGTAGCCTACATCCGGGGCAAGATACCGAAAAAGATCATCGTGGGCATCGTGAGTATCGGCGACATCAACTCCATCGTCGTCATGGACATCAACGACATCCCCCTCATTCAAAAGATGGCCGAGCTCGCATCCGGTATCGACTATACGGTGCTAAAAGCCGTGCTGAACCTGGCCATCGATATCGGCCGCGAGGGCCGGGAAGGCAAGAAGATAGGGACCGCCTTCGTCATCGGCGACACGGAACATGTTCTCAACATGTCCCACCAGATCGTGCTCAACCCGTACGAGGGCCATAAAAAGAAGGACAGGGACATTAAGGATGAGAAGAACTGGGAGACCGTCAAAGAGTTTGCCCAGCTCGACGGCATGTTCATCGTCGACATGGCCGGGTACATCGTGGCCGCCGGCAGGTACCTGGACGTTAACGCCAGAAACGTCGAACTGCCATCCGGGCTGGGTGGCCGCCACCTTGCCACTGCCGCCATCTCAAAATGCGCAAAGGCCATCGCCATCGCCGTCTCCGAGTCCAGTGGCGTCGTAAGCGTCTATAAGGACGGCAAGGACGTGATCACCATCGACCCGAGAGTATCCATCACATAG
- the metK gene encoding methionine adenosyltransferase, with product MSLEKHLFTSESVTEGHPDKMADQISDAVLDAILAKDPLGRVACETLVSTGMTVVAGEITTNCYVDIPKIVRNTIKDIGYTRAKFGFDCENCAVLTSIDEQSPDIAMGVDVQGAGDQGMMFGFACNETPELMPMPIMLAHKLAMRLAEVRKTRVIDYLRPDGKTQVTIEYENDKPVRVDTIIVSTQHSEKVEQAQIKNDVIEHVIKPVIPDGFYDNKTKVLVNPTGRFVLGGPHADTGLTGRKIIVDTYGGMGRHGGGAFSGKDPTKVDRSACYMARYIAKNIIAAGLATKCEVQLAYAIGVAEPVSIMLDTYNTNTISHKKIVELVRDNFQLTPQGIIKSLDLRRPIYEQTAAYGHFGRNGKDFTWERTDKAEIMRKDAGF from the coding sequence ATGAGCTTAGAAAAGCACCTCTTTACTTCCGAATCCGTAACTGAAGGCCACCCGGATAAGATGGCCGACCAGATCTCGGACGCTGTCCTGGACGCCATCCTGGCGAAGGACCCGCTCGGAAGAGTGGCCTGCGAAACGCTCGTCAGCACTGGCATGACGGTCGTCGCGGGTGAAATTACGACTAATTGTTACGTGGATATACCTAAGATCGTCCGGAATACCATCAAGGATATTGGCTACACGCGCGCAAAGTTCGGCTTCGACTGTGAGAACTGCGCCGTCCTCACGTCTATCGATGAGCAGTCCCCGGACATCGCCATGGGCGTTGACGTCCAGGGCGCCGGCGATCAGGGCATGATGTTCGGCTTCGCATGTAACGAGACGCCCGAGCTGATGCCCATGCCCATCATGCTGGCCCATAAGCTTGCCATGCGGCTGGCCGAGGTCCGGAAGACCAGGGTGATCGACTACCTGAGGCCGGATGGCAAGACCCAGGTCACAATCGAGTATGAGAATGATAAGCCCGTCCGCGTCGACACGATCATCGTTTCAACGCAGCACAGCGAGAAGGTGGAGCAGGCCCAGATCAAGAACGACGTTATCGAGCACGTCATCAAGCCCGTCATACCCGATGGCTTTTATGATAATAAGACTAAGGTATTGGTTAATCCGACCGGGCGCTTCGTGCTCGGCGGCCCCCACGCAGATACGGGCCTGACCGGCCGTAAGATCATCGTCGATACGTACGGCGGCATGGGCAGGCATGGCGGCGGCGCCTTCTCGGGCAAGGACCCGACCAAGGTGGACCGCTCGGCCTGTTACATGGCACGTTACATCGCCAAGAACATCATCGCCGCGGGGCTCGCTACGAAGTGCGAAGTCCAGCTTGCCTATGCCATCGGCGTTGCGGAGCCGGTCTCTATCATGCTGGACACCTATAACACGAACACGATCTCTCACAAGAAGATCGTTGAACTGGTCCGGGATAACTTCCAGCTTACTCCCCAGGGTATCATCAAGTCGCTCGACCTGCGGCGGCCAATCTATGAGCAGACCGCTGCATATGGCCACTTCGGGCGCAATGGCAAGGACTTCACCTGGGAGCGCACGGATAAGGCTGAAATTATGCGGAAGGACGCGGGCTTCTAA
- a CDS encoding RIO1 family regulatory kinase/ATPase, with translation MIDHATVFLSLKPEELKILRAVENGMKTHEWVAVEDMASYTGLSEKEIEYRLRNLTGLDLLERFTGHYVGYQLKYNGYDILAISAFVRRDTINSLGSLIGVGKESVIIGAMSPGGRPLAIKFHREGRTAFKQVKRKREHLVDLHNTNWLYASSLAAKHEFEVLKKLYPAVSVPEPFDQNRHAIVMSVAEGHDLSRAKVEDAEWYLDRIVEQLELAYRNGYVHGDFSEYNVMVSETGVTIIDWPQAVAAGTKIGDELLARDVHNIFTYFARKYRIRRDEIEMVKKIKDSA, from the coding sequence ATGATAGATCACGCGACAGTATTTTTATCCTTAAAGCCGGAAGAGCTTAAGATCTTAAGGGCCGTCGAGAATGGCATGAAGACCCACGAATGGGTGGCCGTCGAGGATATGGCCTCGTATACGGGCCTGAGCGAGAAGGAGATCGAGTACCGGCTGAGGAACCTGACGGGCCTGGACCTGCTGGAGCGATTCACCGGCCACTACGTTGGCTACCAGCTCAAATATAATGGCTACGATATTCTGGCCATATCAGCCTTTGTGCGGCGTGACACGATCAATTCATTGGGCAGTCTCATCGGTGTGGGTAAAGAGTCGGTCATTATCGGTGCGATGAGCCCCGGCGGCCGGCCTCTTGCCATCAAGTTTCATCGGGAAGGCCGTACGGCCTTTAAGCAGGTTAAAAGAAAACGCGAGCATCTCGTTGACCTGCACAATACGAACTGGCTGTATGCCTCGTCCCTGGCCGCTAAGCACGAGTTCGAAGTGCTTAAAAAGCTCTATCCTGCCGTGAGCGTCCCCGAGCCCTTCGACCAGAACCGCCATGCTATCGTCATGAGCGTGGCCGAGGGCCACGATCTTTCCCGCGCGAAGGTGGAGGACGCTGAATGGTACCTGGACCGCATCGTCGAGCAGCTTGAGCTTGCCTATCGCAATGGCTACGTGCATGGCGATTTCTCCGAGTATAACGTCATGGTCAGCGAGACAGGCGTGACCATCATTGACTGGCCCCAGGCCGTGGCCGCCGGTACGAAGATCGGCGATGAGCTACTTGCCAGGGATGTCCATAACATTTTTACATATTTTGCCCGGAAGTACCGGATTCGAAGAGATGAAATCGAAATGGTTAAAAAAATTAAAGACTCAGCCTAA
- a CDS encoding DUF5611 family protein yields MGEIISEYTFKRGSKPETERIRGILEEVFEVKPAESEGKMTVSYGAIKELKAWVQDKKLHVETTSDLSVKDEKLILDTNKRFRDFLEEATGYTAKERLKMAKKAVSGE; encoded by the coding sequence ATGGGTGAAATAATTAGCGAATACACGTTCAAGCGCGGCAGCAAGCCGGAAACGGAGCGAATTCGCGGCATCCTCGAGGAGGTCTTCGAGGTCAAGCCCGCCGAAAGCGAAGGTAAGATGACCGTCAGCTATGGTGCCATTAAGGAGCTTAAGGCCTGGGTCCAGGATAAGAAGCTCCACGTCGAGACCACCTCCGACCTCTCGGTAAAAGACGAAAAGCTCATCCTCGACACCAACAAGCGGTTCCGGGACTTCCTGGAGGAGGCCACGGGCTACACCGCCAAGGAACGGCTCAAGATGGCCAAGAAGGCCGTCTCCGGAGAGTAG
- a CDS encoding proteasome assembly chaperone family protein: protein MPDKMEDFVKVVIEKLECKNPIIICGFPGMGLVGNIVSQFLMDQFNMTNCGYVESRLFPPVAIVYGGLVKNPVRIYENAEQEIMIVFSDIPIDPVISGEVGRSIIKWADTVKPKEVITIAGLATTGEEHRVFAAGATQDDLVKFKDDALLFEVGTISGVPGVIMNECRNHYIPAVCILGETRGANPDPRSSAELVKVLAKVYGWKINVDILIKEADQIEQMMHKLSEQVGEAEAKPSKDYSMYG from the coding sequence ATGCCAGACAAGATGGAAGATTTCGTTAAAGTCGTCATTGAAAAACTTGAGTGTAAAAACCCGATCATTATCTGCGGATTCCCTGGAATGGGCCTCGTCGGGAACATCGTGTCCCAGTTCCTCATGGACCAGTTCAATATGACGAACTGCGGCTACGTGGAGTCGCGGCTCTTCCCGCCCGTGGCGATCGTATATGGAGGGCTTGTAAAAAACCCCGTCCGCATTTATGAGAACGCGGAACAGGAGATCATGATCGTCTTCTCGGACATCCCCATCGATCCAGTCATAAGCGGCGAAGTTGGCAGGAGTATCATCAAATGGGCTGACACAGTCAAACCCAAAGAAGTGATCACCATCGCGGGTTTGGCCACGACGGGCGAGGAGCACCGTGTGTTTGCAGCTGGAGCGACCCAGGACGACCTGGTAAAGTTCAAGGACGACGCGCTTCTCTTCGAGGTCGGGACCATCTCCGGCGTGCCGGGCGTGATCATGAACGAGTGCCGGAACCATTACATACCGGCCGTCTGCATTCTGGGCGAGACCCGGGGAGCGAATCCGGACCCAAGATCGTCCGCGGAACTGGTAAAAGTACTGGCAAAGGTTTACGGCTGGAAGATCAACGTAGACATCCTCATCAAGGAGGCCGACCAGATCGAGCAGATGATGCACAAGCTGTCGGAGCAGGTCGGAGAAGCCGAGGCGAAGCCGTCGAAGGACTACAGTATGTACGGGTGA
- a CDS encoding DUF473 domain-containing protein, translated as MRLLALTGLSKESLAELSKRHMRTFEFHSANNVLAFAELNVGDTVFLTDVPPADLAPGICGNISMVKSFDTRMQHVYYGSANYHEEMETMSARAQMGFVSIGKIKKVEKAGLYDPVYVEVIDMKFCEAR; from the coding sequence ATGAGGCTACTCGCACTAACCGGGCTGAGCAAGGAATCGCTGGCCGAGCTCTCGAAGCGGCATATGCGCACCTTCGAGTTCCACAGCGCCAACAACGTGCTCGCCTTCGCGGAGCTCAACGTCGGCGATACGGTATTCCTGACCGACGTCCCGCCCGCGGACCTGGCACCGGGCATCTGCGGCAATATATCGATGGTGAAGTCGTTCGATACCCGCATGCAGCACGTGTACTATGGCTCTGCTAACTATCATGAAGAAATGGAGACCATGTCGGCCCGGGCTCAGATGGGCTTCGTCTCCATCGGCAAGATCAAGAAGGTCGAAAAGGCAGGCCTGTACGACCCGGTCTACGTCGAGGTCATCGATATGAAATTCTGCGAGGCGCGCTGA
- a CDS encoding gamma-glutamylcyclotransferase family protein, with amino-acid sequence MAEDNVNMFVYGTLMDKSRLNSVIKRIPEMHAAKVSGYRQFYDDRLGFKSAEKDERSTMRGMLLLGITLMELRQLDFYEGVGEGSYRRVKVRATALDTKAQVEAFMYVKNE; translated from the coding sequence ATGGCCGAAGATAACGTTAATATGTTCGTCTATGGCACCCTCATGGATAAGTCCCGCCTGAACTCGGTCATCAAGCGCATACCGGAGATGCATGCGGCGAAGGTGAGCGGCTACCGGCAGTTCTACGATGACCGGCTGGGCTTCAAGAGCGCTGAAAAAGACGAGCGCTCGACGATGCGCGGCATGCTGCTCCTGGGCATCACACTCATGGAGCTCCGGCAGCTCGATTTCTACGAGGGCGTGGGCGAGGGCTCGTACCGGCGCGTGAAGGTCAGGGCGACGGCGCTGGATACGAAGGCCCAGGTCGAAGCGTTCATGTACGTTAAAAACGAGTAA
- a CDS encoding TIGR03557 family F420-dependent LLM class oxidoreductase: MLKLGWKAGPEQYQPNDLLNYVIAAENAGFESVDISDHFHPWSERGHACFTWSWLGAAAVKTKNIELGPGVTCPILRYHPAIIAQASATIDNFAPGRTYLAVGTGEALNEYAATGLWPGYDERQAMMLEAMQLIRALWSGAEVTFEGAYYSTQKARLYTPPVSKLPIYVSSLVPESASFAGRYGDGLMTVANDPNTLKQIVKNFEEGAREMGKDPLTMPRLLEVNVAYTDDFDSAARCFREYWAGAMVPAMFNERIYTPAMSAQNGSVIGNDILKQRLCISGDPEAHVKFAQQFIDMGFTHLYFHSAGPDQRDFIVGYGRDVLPKIRQQQAQIVTA; this comes from the coding sequence ATGTTGAAGCTTGGATGGAAAGCCGGGCCTGAACAGTATCAGCCTAACGATCTACTGAATTATGTGATAGCCGCAGAGAACGCAGGTTTCGAGTCCGTGGACATCAGCGATCATTTTCACCCGTGGTCAGAGCGGGGCCACGCGTGCTTTACCTGGTCATGGCTGGGCGCCGCGGCCGTAAAGACGAAGAACATAGAGCTTGGCCCGGGAGTGACCTGCCCCATCCTGCGTTATCATCCCGCCATCATCGCGCAGGCTTCCGCGACCATCGATAACTTCGCCCCCGGAAGGACATATCTGGCAGTTGGGACCGGCGAGGCCTTAAACGAGTACGCGGCGACCGGCCTGTGGCCCGGATATGACGAGCGCCAGGCGATGATGCTCGAGGCAATGCAGCTCATCCGCGCTCTCTGGAGCGGCGCCGAGGTGACCTTCGAAGGCGCCTACTATTCGACACAAAAAGCCCGACTCTATACGCCGCCCGTATCAAAATTACCGATATACGTGTCGTCTCTTGTGCCCGAAAGCGCGTCCTTTGCCGGCCGATATGGCGACGGACTCATGACCGTGGCCAACGACCCTAATACTCTTAAGCAAATCGTGAAAAATTTCGAGGAAGGCGCCCGGGAAATGGGCAAAGACCCCCTCACGATGCCCCGGCTTCTTGAGGTCAATGTCGCTTATACCGACGACTTCGACTCGGCCGCACGCTGCTTCAGGGAGTACTGGGCCGGCGCCATGGTGCCCGCGATGTTCAACGAGCGCATCTATACGCCGGCGATGTCCGCCCAGAACGGCTCGGTCATCGGCAATGACATCCTGAAGCAAAGGCTTTGCATCTCCGGCGACCCCGAGGCGCACGTAAAGTTCGCGCAGCAGTTCATCGATATGGGCTTCACGCACCTCTACTTCCATTCCGCGGGGCCCGACCAGCGCGACTTCATCGTGGGGTATGGACGGGACGTGCTGCCGAAGATCAGGCAGCAGCAGGCGCAGATTGTCACCGCCTGA